A region of the Methanobrevibacter ruminantium M1 genome:
TTATCAATAATTTTTTTATTTTTTTATTATTTTATTATTTTATTTATTTAATTTCTTATTGTAATTTTTACTAATATTATTTAATTGGAGTTATTTTATGAGAATAGGATGGGCTTTTACTGGTGCAGGACATTTGCTTAGGGAAAGTGTAGAAGCTATGGAAGAAGTGGCAAAATACCATGATATAACCGTATTTTTATCACAGGCTTCAGAGGAGGTCTTAAGGATGTATGGTTTATATGACCGTGTGGTTGCTGTAACTGGCGGAAGGTACAGAGAGCTTGCCTGCGATTCCAATCAGAAATTTAGCTTTCCAATAACTGGCAGGCTTTCTCTTGGAAAATATGATGCTCTTATAGTTTCTCCTGTCACTGCAAATACAGTTGCAAAGATAGTTTATGGAATTTCAGACACTCTTGTGACAAATGCAGTGGCTCAGGCTGGAAAAGGGAGAGTCAAAACCCTTATGGTTCCGGTCGATATTGAACCCGGGGATGTTGATACAGTTCTTCCTTCTAAGCTAGAGCTTTCAAAATGTCAAAAATGTGATGTGTGTGATGCAGCTGAAGTCTGTCCAAATGGGGCAATTGTGGCTCATCAGGAGATTGATCTCTTGAAATGCATTGGCTGTGGTGCATGTAAGGACATTTGTCAATATGGTGCAGTTTCTGCCGGTAAGATTATAACAATGCATATGAGAGACATTGATATAGAGAATACTCAAAAGCTATCAAAAATGGAAGGAATTGAAATATTTGCAAGTCCTCAAGAGCTTTTACTCCATTTTGATTATAAATAACATTTTATTTATTTCAATTTTTTTCTTTTTTTTAAAAAAAGCTCAGTTCAATTTTTTCTTATTTTTTTTTAAAAAACTCATTCTTTTTATTTTCTTTTTTTTTTTAAAAAATTATTTCAATTTTTATTTTATTAAATAACTTATTTTTTTATTTTAACTCTACTTCATCACCTATTTTTAAATCATAATCACTAAATCCATTTTTATCAAATTCTATTATATATTTGGCTGGTTTTTTAGGTGCATAATATCTCCATGGCTTCAAATCACTTATTTCATATATGATATTGTTCTTATCAATAAAAACTAATTTTAATTCAAATCTCATAAAGCAGCTATGAATGGATGATCTATGCCTATTATTAATATTCTGTGGAATCTTAAACAATAAAGGATAATCTATATCTTTTTTAAACATCAATCCAAGAAAACGACTTAAAAAGCTATCTGCTATTCTTAGGTCTGTTATTTTTTCATTGGATTTTTTTAAATGCAATGATTTTAAATGATTATTCTCTTTATTTTGATTATTTTTTCTATTATTTTTCATAATTATCTTATTTTCTATTAAACTTTCATCTAAATAAATATTTTGTTTTTTAAAACCTTTTTTAACACTTTCATATCAATTTAACAATCTTAAATCAATATTGATGTGAGAGTGTAAATCTCTATTATATTACTATAATCATTTTAATTAATACTAATAATAATAACAATTATATATACTTAAATTAAGAAATATAAATCATAATAAGTTATGTTTTATATTTTGTTCCAATGCTATGAAAATAAACTTTAGATTAGAAATTAATCTTTTATCAATTGAATTTATTTTTTAATATTGGAACTGAATATTGATATTTTAATTATTATCTAAATAAATGACTTTTATAAAAATCAGAATTTAAAGACTAATTTAAATTTTATACATAATTAGAATTTAAAAAACAATTTAAATTTTAAAAAATCATTTTTATAAAAATTATGAATATATGAAAACTAAATGCTTAACTATTAGAATCTGAGGGATTTTATGAGTAGAAATATTTTTGTTGAAAAATTAAATCAAACTTTTATCGAAGATCTTGATATTGAAATTGTAGAAAGAAAAGGTATTGGTCACCCAGACAGTATCAGTGATGGTATTGCTGAATCTGTAAGTGAAGCTCTCTGTAAGATGTACATGGATGAGCTTGGTGGAGTATTGCACCACAATACTGACGAAGTCCAAATCACCGCAGGTGAATCCAACCCTGTATTCGGTGGAGGACAAATCATCAAACCAATCGATATTCTCTTAACCGGTAGAGGAGTATCTGAATACGAAGGTCATAAATTGCCTCTTGATTATGTAGCAATCGACGCAGCAAAAGAATTCTTAGACAAGACTGTAATCAACTTAGACGTAAACCGTGACACAATCGTTGAATGTAAAATCGGACACGGTTCCGGAGACCTTGTAGACGTATTCAAAAGGGAAGGAGCACCTTCCTCCAACGACACATCCTTCGGTGTAGGATACGCACCATTCTCCGAA
Encoded here:
- a CDS encoding DUF192 domain-containing protein gives rise to the protein MKNNRKNNQNKENNHLKSLHLKKSNEKITDLRIADSFLSRFLGLMFKKDIDYPLLFKIPQNINNRHRSSIHSCFMRFELKLVFIDKNNIIYEISDLKPWRYYAPKKPAKYIIEFDKNGFSDYDLKIGDEVELK
- a CDS encoding dihydromethanopterin reductase (acceptor) — encoded protein: MRIGWAFTGAGHLLRESVEAMEEVAKYHDITVFLSQASEEVLRMYGLYDRVVAVTGGRYRELACDSNQKFSFPITGRLSLGKYDALIVSPVTANTVAKIVYGISDTLVTNAVAQAGKGRVKTLMVPVDIEPGDVDTVLPSKLELSKCQKCDVCDAAEVCPNGAIVAHQEIDLLKCIGCGACKDICQYGAVSAGKIITMHMRDIDIENTQKLSKMEGIEIFASPQELLLHFDYK